A DNA window from Aquarana catesbeiana isolate 2022-GZ linkage group LG01, ASM4218655v1, whole genome shotgun sequence contains the following coding sequences:
- the LOC141127057 gene encoding E3 ubiquitin/ISG15 ligase TRIM25-like — MASADLRKELECSVCLNIYTDPVTLKCGHNFCRDCIGRVLDTQEGSGDYSCPECRQSFRKHPTLQRNITLRNIVENFLSTHPDQEESGVFCTYCIHTPVPAVISCLHCEASLCDNHLRVHSKSPEHILCDPTTSLENRKCSVHKKILEYYCTEDSTCICMSCRLDGEHRGHQVETLDEAFEMKKKKLRNVLQKLMTEREEMEKRVQSLQEHRRKVQGKADDETERVTVLFRDLRRRLEDLEKRVLREISGQAERISRIINDLVQDLEIKKEELSRKMGDIEELCNLTDPLTVLQESDTGDLCDTEDGDDEDRERHDKLLHDGGDLDVGGISHTLHTGLSDIMSGVNVERGVTDILLDVRTAGNNLHISHDRKTASKSSSHQNRPETPERFQCRQVMSSQRFSSGRHYWEVDVGGADEWIVGMCYPSIDRRGDQSLIGCNKKSWCLDGGRVLGNQYSVVHDSNKTPLPGDVSSERVRIDLDYEAGRISFYDLCDPIRHLHTFTTTFTEPLHAGVWVGGVLGDCIKICGGNQK; from the coding sequence atggcgtctgctgatctgaggaaggagctggaatgttccgtctgtctgaacatttatacagatcctgtaaccctgaaatgtggacaTAACTTCTGCCGGGACTGTATTGGTCGTGTGTTGGATACACAAGAGGGGTCTGGAgattattcctgtcctgaatgtagacAATCATTCAGGAAACACCCCACCCTtcagaggaacataacactacgtaacatagtggagaatttcctgtccacccatccagatcaggaggagtccggggtcttctgtacttactgtattcacactcctgtacctgctgtgatatcctgtctgcattgtgaagcttctctgtgtgacaatcatctgagagtccacagcaagtcaccagaacacatcttatgtgaccccaccacttccctggagaacaggaaatgctccgtccataagaagatcctggagtattactgcactgaggactccacctgtatctgtatgtcctgcaggctggatggagaacatcggggacaccaggtggagactctggatgaggcctttgagatgaagaagaagaaactgaggaatgttctgcagaaactgatgacagagagagaggagatggagaaaagagtccagagtctgcaggaacacaggaggaaagtacaaggaaaagcagatgatgaaacagagagagtcactgtcctgttcagagacctcaggagacgtctggaagacctggagaagagagtcctgagggaaatctccgggcaggcagagcggatctccaggataatcaatgatctggtccaggatctggaaataaagaaggaggagctgtccaggaagatgggggacattgaggagctgtgtaacttgacggatccactgactgtcctacaggaatcagacacaggtgacttgtgtgatactgaggatggagatgatgaggacagagagagacatgataaactcctccatgatggaggggatctggatgtgggggggatctcacacacattacacacaggtttatctgatatcatgtctggggtaaatgtagagaggggggttacagacatattactggatgtgaggacagctgGTAATAATCTACATATATCACATGACAGGAAAACTGCATCCAAATCATCATCACATCAGAAtcgcccagaaacaccagagaggtttCAGTGtcgtcaggtgatgagcagtcagaggttctcctcagggagacattactgggaagtggatgtcgggggggcAGATGAATggatagtcgggatgtgttaccccagtatagacaggagaggagatcAGTCACTGATTGGATGTAATAAGAAGTCCTGGTGTTTGGACGGGGGGAGGGTGTTGGGTAATCAGTACTCAGTGGTACATGACAGTAATAAGACCCCATTACCCGGCGATGTCTCCAGTGagagagtcaggatagatctggattatgaggccgggcggatctccttttatgatctgtgtgacccgatccgacatctccacaccttcaccaccaccttcactgagcccctccatgctggggtatGGGTAGGGGGGGTACTGGGAGattgtataaagatatgtggggggaatcagaagtga